Sequence from the Qipengyuania pelagi genome:
AATGGCTGGCAAGGATCTGTTCGAGCAGGGTGGAGCCCGCACGCGGCAGGCCGAGAATGAAGATCGGATCGCGCGCCGGATCGCCCGCGCCTTGCCTGCCGTCGAACAGGTCGCGTGTGCAGGTCTCTTTCTGGGCCGCGAATTCCTCGCTCATCCGGTCCGCATCGTAGCGGGTCTGGCGTCGTTTCAGCGCATTGCCAGCCTCGTAGAAACCGAACGACGCCTCGTATTCCTCGCGATCCTCATGCGCCTTGCCGAGCGCGAAGCTAAGGTGGACGCGGTCCATGAAGGCGATTTCGGGCCGTTGGAGCTGCGCGTGCATCGCGGCGATTTCCGCTTCGGTGAAGCGGTAGGTCTTGAGATTGGCGAGCGCGTAATAGGCATCGCCATGATCCGGCTTGGCGGCGATGGCGGCGCGATAGGACGCGACGGCATCGTCCTGCTGTCCGGTGGTCTTGAGCGCATGGCCGCGCGAGGTCAGCGTCGCCGCATCGCTCGGCAGCCTCTCAAGGACGGTATCGAACAGGGCGAAGGCCCGCTCGTAATCCCCGGTCTGCATACTTTCGATCGCGAGATGCGACTGGAACAGGGGGCTGGCGGGATCGCGATCATACAGCGCCTCCGCCTCCTCGCGCGAGCGTTCGAATTTCTGCCGCTTGCGCAGCACGTCGATATAATCGAGCCTGACCTGGATATTGTCGGGTTCGAAAGCGACGGCGCTGTTCAGCAGGAATTCCGCATCGTCGAGAATGCCGAGCCGCATCCCGATCTGCGCGAGCAGGCGCATCGCTTCGACATGGCGCGGATTGCGGCGCAGGAAATGGCGGCAGATTTCCTCCGCGCGCAGGGGGCGGCCTTCGTGAAGGTGATGGGTGACGGCCACCAGCTCGCGCGGGAGCGCGGCGATGCGCTGCGCCTGTTCGCGCGCGGCGGCGGCCTGATCCGCACGGCCCGCTGCCGCGAACAGCTCAGTCTGGGCGGTC
This genomic interval carries:
- a CDS encoding tetratricopeptide repeat-containing sulfotransferase family protein, whose translation is MSDHSESLGRARLALQQGDFAAGLAEAEKLLAREAADADALYMAAVAARYLDRHGEAAAYLARLHAEMPEYGRAWQEAGHLARAQGRDAEALTAYARAVRFNPALSASWTAQTELFAAAGRADQAAAAREQAQRIAALPRELVAVTHHLHEGRPLRAEEICRHFLRRNPRHVEAMRLLAQIGMRLGILDDAEFLLNSAVAFEPDNIQVRLDYIDVLRKRQKFERSREEAEALYDRDPASPLFQSHLAIESMQTGDYERAFALFDTVLERLPSDAATLTSRGHALKTTGQQDDAVASYRAAIAAKPDHGDAYYALANLKTYRFTEAEIAAMHAQLQRPEIAFMDRVHLSFALGKAHEDREEYEASFGFYEAGNALKRRQTRYDADRMSEEFAAQKETCTRDLFDGRQGAGDPARDPIFILGLPRAGSTLLEQILASHSQIDGTLELPNVLALAHRLRGRKAGQSRYPQVLHDLTDEQLTGFGRDFLINTRIHRQGAPFFIDKMPNNFRHIGLIQLILPNATIIDARRDPMDCCFSGFKQLFAEGQDFTYGLTEIGRYYADYVDLMAHWDEVLPGKVLRVRHEDVLDDLEGQTRRMLDHIGLPFEEECLHFHRTARAVRTASSEQVRRPINRSGQGAWKPYEPWLGDLKSALGPLAG